The Skermanella pratensis genome has a window encoding:
- a CDS encoding TIGR04290 family methyltransferase, producing MMSEQDEIRRRIDDLGQWFHNIKLKGVRTAPDHFLGDYPNVKWQRFAHAVPEDLRGMTVLDIGCNGGFYSIEMKRRGADRVVAIDSEPMYLGQARFAAEMSGAEIEFREMSVYDLGRLGERFDLVIFMGVLYHLRHPLLALDLIHEHAARDLLLFQSMMRGSQEVEPLEENYPITETGIFAKPGYPKMHFVERRYSNDDSNWWIPNRACVEAMLRDSGFEIEQRAEEEVYLCRRTERRTPGVAAVYPARGQQ from the coding sequence ATGATGAGCGAGCAGGACGAAATCCGGCGCCGGATCGATGATCTGGGCCAGTGGTTTCATAATATCAAGTTGAAGGGCGTGCGGACGGCGCCCGACCATTTCCTGGGCGACTATCCCAATGTCAAATGGCAGCGCTTCGCCCATGCGGTGCCGGAAGACCTGCGCGGCATGACCGTGCTGGATATTGGCTGCAACGGCGGCTTCTACTCGATCGAGATGAAGCGCCGGGGGGCCGACCGGGTGGTCGCCATCGACAGTGAGCCGATGTATCTGGGTCAAGCCCGTTTCGCAGCCGAAATGAGCGGCGCCGAGATCGAGTTCCGCGAGATGTCGGTCTATGACCTGGGCCGGCTCGGCGAACGTTTCGACCTCGTGATCTTCATGGGCGTGCTTTACCACCTGCGCCATCCCCTGCTTGCGCTCGACCTGATCCACGAGCATGCGGCGCGCGACCTGCTGCTGTTCCAGTCGATGATGCGCGGCAGCCAGGAAGTCGAGCCGCTGGAAGAGAATTATCCCATCACCGAGACCGGCATCTTCGCCAAGCCCGGTTACCCGAAGATGCATTTCGTCGAGCGGCGCTATTCCAACGACGACAGCAACTGGTGGATCCCGAACCGGGCCTGCGTCGAGGCCATGCTCCGCGACAGCGGATTCGAGATCGAGCAGCGGGCGGAGGAGGAGGTCTATCTCTGCCGCCGCACCGAACGCCGGACGCCCGGGGTGGCCGCCGTTTATCCAGCGAGGGGACAGCAATGA
- a CDS encoding ABC transporter permease, with amino-acid sequence MRRVAGLLASVALTLLGLLLVTFLIGRVVPIDPVLAAVGDRANAETYERMRQELGLDLPLWQQFGLYVADVARGDLGTSVLTSRPVLEDVARVFPATLELATAAVIIGVVLGIPAGVMAAVHRGRWPDHLVRVLGLVGYSVPVFWLGLVGLLLFYAKLDWAPGPGRLDVFYDGLVDPVTGILTVDALLAGETEIFWNALSHLVLPASILGYFSIAYISRMTRSFMLDQLRQEYITTARVKGLSETRVIWRHALGNIAVPLITVVALSYATLLEGSVLTETVFAWPGLGQYITNSLLSADMNAVLGGTLVVGAVFIGLNLLSDLLYRLLDPRARR; translated from the coding sequence CTGCGGCGGGTCGCCGGGCTGCTGGCCTCCGTGGCGCTCACGCTGCTCGGACTGCTGCTCGTGACCTTCCTGATCGGCCGCGTCGTGCCGATCGATCCGGTGTTGGCCGCCGTCGGCGACCGCGCCAACGCCGAGACCTACGAACGGATGCGGCAGGAGCTGGGTCTGGACCTGCCGCTGTGGCAGCAGTTCGGCCTCTACGTCGCCGACGTGGCGCGCGGCGACCTCGGCACATCGGTGCTGACCTCGCGCCCGGTGCTGGAGGATGTCGCCCGGGTCTTCCCCGCCACCCTGGAACTGGCCACCGCCGCCGTCATCATCGGCGTGGTGCTGGGCATTCCCGCAGGCGTGATGGCCGCCGTCCATCGCGGACGCTGGCCGGACCATCTGGTGCGCGTGCTGGGACTGGTGGGCTATTCGGTGCCGGTGTTCTGGCTGGGGCTGGTCGGGCTGCTGCTGTTCTACGCCAAGCTGGACTGGGCGCCGGGGCCGGGCAGGCTCGACGTGTTCTACGACGGGCTGGTCGATCCGGTGACCGGCATCCTGACCGTGGACGCGCTGCTGGCCGGCGAGACCGAGATCTTCTGGAACGCCCTGTCCCATCTGGTGCTGCCCGCCTCGATCCTGGGCTATTTCAGCATCGCCTATATCAGCCGCATGACCCGCAGCTTCATGCTGGACCAACTCAGGCAGGAATACATCACGACCGCCCGGGTCAAGGGCCTTTCCGAAACGCGGGTGATCTGGCGCCATGCGCTGGGCAACATCGCCGTGCCGCTCATCACGGTGGTGGCGCTGTCCTACGCCACCCTGCTGGAAGGCTCCGTCCTGACCGAGACCGTGTTCGCCTGGCCGGGGCTCGGCCAGTACATCACCAACAGCCTGCTGAGCGCCGACATGAACGCCGTGCTGGGCGGAACGCTGGTGGTGGGAGCCGTCTTCATCGGCCTGAACCTGCTGTCGGACCTGCTGTACCGGCTGCTCGACCCGAGGGCCCGGCGATGA
- a CDS encoding beta-xylosidase produces MIEAAMIWNEPNNKSHWDPELDPDWIAFGRMASLAGQAIKAEAPGLLRVLGGISPIDPVFISKLRSRGVLDDVDVVAVHGFPLDWNLWPIHEWPERLKEIQAVTDLPVWVSEVGVSTFGAEEVQEFGLQRTADLLIGRVPRIHWYSLYDLPRSWEATTRHREAEGSSYYRHFYMGLLREDGSPKLAMSHFNRYTPDMGICQWFHYEDHRLDDAVRWLRDLGVRHLRTGLSWADSFRPNALDWFDRQMKALEEFDVTVTFCFTPEHRGLAPHHTSPPQVPEEFAEFCATMVRRYAA; encoded by the coding sequence ATGATCGAAGCGGCGATGATCTGGAACGAGCCCAACAACAAGTCCCACTGGGACCCCGAGCTTGATCCGGACTGGATTGCGTTCGGCCGGATGGCGTCGCTGGCGGGCCAGGCGATCAAGGCGGAAGCCCCCGGCCTGCTGCGCGTTTTGGGCGGCATCTCGCCGATCGACCCGGTGTTCATCTCCAAGCTCCGGTCGCGCGGAGTGCTCGATGATGTGGACGTGGTGGCGGTCCACGGCTTTCCGCTGGACTGGAACCTGTGGCCGATCCACGAATGGCCCGAACGGCTGAAGGAGATCCAGGCGGTCACCGACCTGCCGGTCTGGGTCAGCGAGGTCGGCGTCTCGACCTTCGGCGCGGAGGAGGTCCAGGAGTTCGGGCTTCAGCGCACGGCCGACCTGCTGATCGGCCGGGTGCCGCGCATCCACTGGTACAGCCTGTACGACCTGCCCCGCTCGTGGGAAGCGACGACACGCCATCGCGAGGCGGAAGGATCGTCGTATTACCGGCACTTCTACATGGGCCTGCTGCGCGAGGACGGCTCGCCGAAGCTGGCGATGAGCCACTTCAACCGCTACACGCCCGACATGGGCATCTGCCAATGGTTCCACTACGAGGATCACCGGCTGGACGATGCCGTGCGCTGGCTGCGCGACCTGGGCGTGCGGCACCTGCGCACGGGCCTGAGCTGGGCCGACAGCTTCCGCCCGAACGCCCTGGACTGGTTCGACCGCCAGATGAAGGCGCTGGAGGAGTTCGACGTGACGGTGACCTTCTGCTTCACGCCGGAGCACCGCGGGCTGGCTCCCCACCACACCAGCCCGCCCCAGGTGCCGGAGGAGTTCGCGGAGTTCTGCGCCACGATGGTCCGGCGCTACGCGGCGTGA
- a CDS encoding histidine phosphatase family protein, whose product MSQDVSTIHLVRHGEHDLSPGLLAGRTPGVPLSGRGIEQARRTAERLAQAGGIAAVYSSPLERTSRTAGIIADRLGLPAEISVALIEIDFGDWTGRPFAELNTREDWRRWNHFRSGTRPPGGETMAEVQARVLGFIEKLVARGPRSSAVLVSHCDVIRAVLAHCLGMPLDLLLRLEVATASVSTVEIGPWGPRILRINEEP is encoded by the coding sequence GTGAGCCAGGACGTTTCGACAATCCACCTCGTACGGCACGGCGAGCATGACCTTTCCCCGGGGTTGCTCGCCGGCCGCACGCCCGGCGTTCCGCTGTCGGGGCGCGGGATCGAACAGGCGCGGCGCACGGCGGAGCGGCTGGCCCAGGCCGGCGGCATCGCCGCGGTCTATTCCAGCCCGCTGGAACGCACCTCCCGGACGGCCGGCATCATCGCCGACCGCCTGGGACTTCCCGCCGAGATTTCCGTTGCTTTGATAGAGATCGACTTCGGCGACTGGACCGGCCGCCCGTTCGCCGAACTGAACACGCGGGAGGACTGGCGCCGCTGGAATCATTTCCGAAGCGGAACGCGCCCGCCCGGCGGCGAGACCATGGCGGAGGTGCAGGCGCGGGTCCTGGGCTTCATCGAAAAGCTGGTCGCCCGCGGCCCGCGGAGTTCCGCCGTGCTGGTCAGCCACTGCGACGTGATCCGGGCCGTCCTGGCCCATTGTCTCGGCATGCCGCTGGACCTTCTCCTGCGGCTGGAGGTGGCGACAGCCTCCGTCAGCACCGTCGAGATCGGCCCTTGGGGGCCCCGCATCCTGCGGATCAACGAGGAACCATGA
- the hisE gene encoding phosphoribosyl-ATP diphosphatase — protein MRRLYESILEHRELDPKKSRTAKLQQAGRAKMAQKVGEEAVEIVIEAVQDNHDGVVAESVDLIYNLTVLWADMGITPDDIWEEMRRRETALGIAEKLPKSADRLSVVEEPVLVRKAV, from the coding sequence TTGAGACGTCTATACGAATCCATCCTTGAGCACCGGGAACTCGACCCGAAGAAGTCGCGCACGGCCAAGCTCCAACAGGCCGGCCGGGCGAAAATGGCCCAGAAAGTCGGGGAGGAGGCGGTCGAGATCGTGATCGAAGCCGTCCAGGACAACCACGACGGCGTCGTCGCGGAGAGCGTCGACCTGATCTACAACCTGACGGTTCTGTGGGCGGACATGGGGATCACCCCAGACGATATCTGGGAAGAGATGCGGCGGCGCGAAACGGCGCTCGGGATCGCCGAGAAGCTTCCGAAGAGCGCCGACAGGCTATCCGTCGTCGAAGAACCGGTCCTGGTGCGCAAAGCCGTTTGA
- a CDS encoding CYTH domain-containing protein, whose amino-acid sequence MSFEIERRFLVCQDVGRLCRNGDRIVQGYFSFDRQSRIRIRIRNDSAFLTIKGPRQGIIRSEFESNVPLPLAAAMLSRLPPETLIEKVRYTLPYAGLAWEIDVFGGLNAGLVVAEVELSHPEQEIILPHWVGREITYDARYGNSSLSVEPVSSWTQAA is encoded by the coding sequence ATGTCATTCGAAATCGAAAGAAGATTCCTGGTCTGCCAGGATGTCGGCAGACTATGCCGGAACGGCGACAGAATAGTTCAGGGATATTTTTCTTTTGATCGGCAGTCGCGCATCCGTATCAGAATCCGGAATGACAGCGCTTTCCTGACCATCAAAGGACCGCGACAGGGAATTATCCGGTCCGAGTTCGAAAGTAATGTTCCATTGCCGCTCGCGGCTGCCATGCTGTCGCGACTGCCGCCTGAAACGCTGATCGAAAAGGTCAGGTACACGTTGCCTTACGCCGGCCTGGCGTGGGAAATCGACGTGTTCGGCGGCCTGAACGCCGGGCTGGTCGTGGCCGAAGTGGAGCTTTCCCACCCGGAGCAGGAAATCATCCTGCCCCACTGGGTCGGCCGCGAGATCACCTACGACGCGCGCTACGGAAATTCCAGCCTTTCCGTCGAACCCGTTTCCAGTTGGACGCAAGCCGCCTGA
- a CDS encoding ABC transporter ATP-binding protein — translation MTSLTPPLLTVENLRVRFPARDGFTEAVRGVSFTVGREKLGIVGESGSGKSMTGRAVLRLVPPPGEVAADRIEFDGTDLRTASERTLRGIRGRRISMVMQDPKFSLNPVMTVGRQIAEAYQVHSGAGRREARRRALEMLDSVRIRDPERVFDLYPHEVSGGMGQRIMIAMMLIPDPDLLIADEPTSALDVTVQMQVLAIMDELCGRRGMGLIFISHDLNLVASFCDRILIMYAGRVVETCRADELHDAKHPYTRGLLDSLPRLDETRPELPVLARDPAWADNGAGSGTGSGTGGGTGGGR, via the coding sequence ATGACTTCCCTGACACCCCCGCTCCTCACCGTCGAGAACCTGCGCGTCCGCTTCCCGGCGCGCGACGGCTTCACCGAGGCCGTCCGCGGCGTCTCCTTCACCGTCGGACGGGAGAAGCTGGGCATCGTCGGCGAGTCCGGCTCGGGCAAGTCCATGACCGGGCGCGCCGTCCTGCGGCTGGTGCCGCCGCCGGGCGAGGTCGCCGCCGACCGGATCGAGTTCGACGGCACCGACCTGCGCACCGCGTCCGAGCGCACGCTGCGCGGCATCCGGGGACGCCGTATCTCCATGGTCATGCAGGACCCCAAGTTCTCGCTCAACCCGGTGATGACGGTGGGCCGCCAGATCGCGGAGGCTTACCAGGTCCACAGCGGCGCCGGCCGGCGCGAAGCCAGGCGGCGCGCGCTGGAGATGCTGGACTCCGTCCGCATCCGCGATCCGGAGCGGGTGTTCGACCTGTACCCGCACGAGGTCTCCGGCGGGATGGGGCAGCGCATCATGATCGCGATGATGCTGATCCCCGACCCCGACCTGCTGATCGCGGACGAGCCGACATCGGCCCTGGACGTGACGGTCCAGATGCAGGTGCTGGCGATCATGGACGAGTTGTGCGGCAGGCGGGGCATGGGGCTGATCTTCATCAGTCACGATCTGAACCTCGTCGCGTCGTTCTGCGACCGGATCCTGATCATGTATGCCGGCCGGGTGGTCGAGACCTGCCGGGCCGACGAGCTGCACGACGCGAAGCACCCCTACACCCGCGGCCTGCTCGACAGCCTGCCCAGGCTGGACGAGACGCGGCCCGAGCTGCCGGTCCTGGCCCGCGACCCCGCCTGGGCGGACAACGGAGCGGGCAGCGGAACGGGCAGCGGAACGGGCGGCGGAACGGGCGGCGGCCGATGA
- a CDS encoding ABC transporter substrate-binding protein: MDKFARSLMGAAFVALAVVGTGVGTATPALADTPKDALVMAWQFDDIISLDPAEIFELSGAEYGAQVYERLISYDVNDVSRILPGLAESWEVSDDGKTYTFKIRDGVKFHSGNALTAEDAAYSLRRAVKLNKSPAFILTQFGFTKDNVDQKVRATDSGTLVMETDQAYAPTFVLYCLTAGVASIVDAKLVQENEKDGDFGTTWLKTNSAGSGPFKLRQWKASEMLMLDAFPGYWQGGPSMKRVIIRHIPEPATQRLLLEKGDVDVARNLKPEQFEPLRASKDIRLVEAPKGTLWYISLNQKNEILAKPEVRKAMRYLVDYDAMRGSIMNGLGTVHQAFLPKGFLGAVEDKPFKYDPAKARELLAAAGYPDGFTVTMDVRNTSPTMDMAQTIQASAAAAGVKIELLPMDGKQALTKYRARNQDIYIGQWGPDYQDPHTNAETFASNPNNADDGTSKTLAWRNAWDIPELTGKTASAVLERDAGKRAATYQELQKTVMEDSPFVVMFQQVEVPAVRTNVEGLVWGPSFDTNLYRLATKK, translated from the coding sequence ATGGATAAGTTCGCCCGGAGTCTGATGGGAGCCGCCTTCGTGGCGCTCGCGGTCGTGGGAACCGGCGTCGGGACCGCAACGCCGGCCCTGGCGGACACGCCGAAGGACGCGCTGGTCATGGCTTGGCAGTTCGACGACATCATCAGCCTCGATCCGGCCGAGATCTTCGAGCTGTCGGGCGCCGAATACGGCGCCCAGGTCTATGAGCGGCTGATCTCCTACGACGTGAACGACGTCAGCAGGATCCTGCCCGGGCTGGCGGAAAGCTGGGAGGTCTCGGACGACGGCAAGACCTACACCTTCAAGATCCGAGACGGCGTCAAGTTCCACTCCGGCAATGCCCTCACCGCCGAGGACGCGGCCTATTCGCTGCGCCGCGCGGTCAAGCTGAACAAGTCGCCGGCCTTCATCCTGACCCAGTTCGGCTTCACCAAGGACAATGTGGACCAGAAGGTCCGGGCCACCGACTCCGGCACGCTGGTGATGGAGACCGACCAGGCCTACGCCCCCACTTTCGTCCTGTACTGCCTGACCGCCGGGGTCGCCTCGATCGTCGATGCCAAGCTGGTCCAGGAGAACGAGAAGGACGGCGATTTCGGGACCACCTGGCTGAAGACCAACTCCGCCGGCTCCGGCCCGTTCAAGCTGCGCCAGTGGAAGGCCAGCGAGATGCTGATGCTGGACGCCTTCCCCGGCTACTGGCAGGGCGGCCCGTCCATGAAGCGGGTGATCATCCGCCACATTCCGGAGCCCGCCACCCAGCGGCTCCTGCTGGAGAAGGGCGACGTGGACGTCGCGCGCAACCTCAAGCCCGAGCAGTTCGAGCCGCTTCGGGCATCCAAGGACATCAGGCTGGTCGAGGCGCCCAAGGGCACCCTCTGGTACATCAGCCTCAACCAGAAGAACGAGATCCTCGCCAAGCCAGAGGTGCGCAAGGCGATGCGCTACCTGGTCGATTACGACGCCATGCGCGGCAGCATCATGAACGGCCTCGGCACCGTCCACCAGGCTTTCCTGCCCAAGGGCTTCCTGGGCGCCGTGGAGGACAAGCCGTTCAAGTACGACCCGGCGAAGGCGCGAGAGCTGCTGGCCGCCGCCGGCTACCCGGACGGCTTCACCGTCACCATGGACGTGCGCAACACCTCGCCGACCATGGACATGGCGCAGACGATCCAGGCCAGCGCCGCGGCGGCCGGCGTGAAGATCGAGCTGCTGCCCATGGACGGCAAGCAGGCGCTGACCAAGTATCGCGCCCGCAATCAGGACATCTATATCGGCCAGTGGGGTCCCGACTACCAGGACCCTCACACCAACGCCGAGACCTTCGCGTCCAACCCGAACAACGCGGACGACGGCACGTCCAAGACGCTCGCCTGGCGGAACGCCTGGGACATTCCCGAGCTGACCGGGAAGACCGCCTCGGCCGTGCTGGAGCGGGACGCCGGCAAGCGGGCCGCCACATACCAGGAACTGCAGAAGACGGTGATGGAGGACAGCCCCTTCGTCGTCATGTTCCAGCAGGTCGAGGTCCCGGCGGTTCGCACCAATGTGGAAGGGCTGGTCTGGGGGCCCAGCTTCGACACCAACCTGTACCGGCTCGCGACCAAGAAGTAG
- the nikC gene encoding nickel transporter permease — MTGAPMDGTRTSNSLRDWLLTDTPRSRGQARLGRLYAGWLTFSRNRLAMVGFFIIAALVLVALFAPLIATQSPYDQDLANRLQPPSFAHWFGTDQFGRDIFSRVVHGSRLTLYIVLLVAVTAPVVGLLIGTVSGYLGGWTDIVLMRVTDIFLAFPKLILALAFVAALGPGIENAVIAIAITSWPPYARIARAETMTIRHSDFISAVRLQGASPVRIIAGHVVPLCTSSLIVRVTLDMAGIILTAAGLGFLGLGAQPPLPEWGAMISTGRQYLLEQWWVATLPGLAIFVVSLGFNLLGDGLRDVLDPKNG, encoded by the coding sequence ATGACCGGCGCCCCGATGGACGGCACCCGAACGAGCAACAGCCTGCGCGACTGGCTGCTGACCGACACGCCGCGCTCGCGCGGGCAGGCCCGGCTGGGCCGGCTCTATGCCGGCTGGCTGACCTTCTCGCGCAATCGGCTGGCGATGGTAGGCTTCTTCATCATCGCGGCCCTGGTCCTCGTCGCCTTGTTCGCGCCGCTGATCGCGACCCAGTCGCCCTACGACCAGGACCTCGCGAACCGGCTGCAGCCGCCGAGCTTCGCCCACTGGTTCGGTACCGACCAGTTCGGTCGCGACATCTTCTCGCGCGTCGTCCACGGCTCGCGGCTGACGCTCTACATCGTGCTCCTGGTGGCGGTCACCGCCCCGGTAGTCGGGTTGCTGATCGGCACCGTGTCCGGCTATCTGGGCGGCTGGACCGACATCGTGCTGATGCGGGTCACCGACATCTTCCTGGCCTTCCCCAAGCTGATCCTGGCACTGGCCTTCGTCGCGGCGCTGGGACCCGGAATCGAGAACGCGGTCATCGCCATCGCGATCACCTCCTGGCCTCCCTATGCCCGCATCGCCCGCGCGGAGACCATGACGATCCGCCACAGCGACTTCATCAGCGCGGTCCGCCTTCAGGGCGCCTCGCCCGTGCGGATCATCGCGGGGCATGTGGTCCCGCTCTGCACTTCCTCCCTGATCGTCCGGGTGACGCTCGACATGGCCGGCATCATCCTGACCGCCGCGGGGCTGGGCTTCCTGGGGTTGGGCGCCCAGCCGCCGCTGCCGGAATGGGGCGCCATGATCTCGACCGGCCGGCAGTACCTGCTCGAACAGTGGTGGGTCGCCACCTTGCCGGGCCTCGCGATCTTCGTCGTCAGCCTGGGCTTCAACCTGCTGGGCGACGGGCTGCGCGACGTGCTGGACCCCAAGAACGGATGA
- a CDS encoding FAD-dependent oxidoreductase: MGAAVARRLALDGREVMLIARRDRQQDDGGHALAAGGWPEPVEAPVVDRSRTLRAGFSALGAKALESYCARQEVPFRRTGQLLIARDDAEMALLDDMKQRDPSVELLSVADVTAHERGLRCIGGLFAPDAGIVDGESLRLALRIEAENAGAFVTEDCRLVAAYPMRRGFEVDLGGMPGELETVRCDSLINATEDYEAVQIAARVEGMRNHVPPELSGPGSKRYKLEGTAPFDRLVVPGCRGAKSAALFFSGFLGESWMDVLSEPRDLVGRDMGDQNTEDSRPHDFRIQGPAEHGIAGLINLFGVDARSETRAALALADAVLDTLSGRVHWSELRSASPSSLAVA, encoded by the coding sequence TTGGGGGCCGCCGTTGCGCGCCGTCTCGCCCTCGACGGGCGGGAGGTGATGCTGATCGCCCGGCGCGACCGCCAGCAGGACGACGGCGGGCATGCCCTGGCGGCCGGCGGCTGGCCGGAGCCTGTCGAGGCCCCGGTCGTGGACCGTTCCCGGACCCTCCGCGCCGGCTTCTCGGCCCTCGGGGCGAAGGCGCTGGAATCCTACTGTGCCCGCCAGGAAGTCCCGTTCCGGCGCACCGGGCAACTCCTGATCGCGCGCGATGACGCCGAGATGGCGTTGCTCGATGACATGAAACAGCGCGATCCCTCGGTGGAGCTGCTGTCGGTCGCCGATGTCACCGCCCACGAGCGGGGACTGAGATGCATCGGCGGACTGTTCGCTCCCGATGCGGGCATCGTCGATGGCGAATCGCTTCGCCTTGCCCTGCGGATCGAGGCGGAGAACGCCGGCGCCTTCGTCACCGAGGATTGCCGGCTGGTCGCGGCCTATCCCATGCGGCGCGGATTCGAGGTGGATCTCGGCGGGATGCCGGGCGAGCTGGAGACGGTTCGCTGCGACAGCCTGATCAATGCGACGGAGGATTACGAGGCGGTCCAGATCGCTGCCCGGGTCGAGGGCATGCGGAACCATGTTCCGCCCGAACTGTCCGGACCGGGGTCCAAGCGGTACAAGCTGGAAGGGACGGCGCCCTTCGACCGGCTCGTGGTTCCGGGCTGCCGCGGGGCCAAGTCGGCGGCGCTGTTCTTCTCCGGTTTTCTGGGCGAAAGCTGGATGGATGTCCTGTCCGAGCCGCGGGACCTGGTCGGCCGCGATATGGGTGACCAGAATACGGAAGACTCGCGGCCGCACGATTTCCGCATCCAGGGACCGGCGGAGCACGGTATAGCCGGGCTGATCAACCTGTTCGGCGTCGATGCCCGGTCGGAAACCCGGGCAGCGCTGGCGCTCGCCGATGCCGTGCTGGATACCCTGTCCGGCCGCGTCCACTGGTCGGAGCTGCGGTCGGCCTCGCCGTCCAGCCTGGCGGTGGCATAG
- a CDS encoding ABC transporter ATP-binding protein has product MIEVEDLNVTFGHGESAIHAVQGVTFRVGEGESFGLVGESGSGKSTVLRAISGLNPDWTGIVSVDGQPQRQRRDKAFFKRCQMVFQDPYGSLHPRHTIDRILAEPVSIHGLGDADRRIERVLGEVGLGPRFRFRFPHQLSGGQRQRVAIARALILEPRVLLLDEPTSALDVSVQAEILNLLKRLRAERALTYILVSHNLAVVAYMCDRLAVMNRGRVVEEMSVADLRRGKAAQEYTRQLLRASQGYDRAAADSFRDFA; this is encoded by the coding sequence ATGATCGAGGTCGAGGACCTGAACGTCACCTTCGGCCATGGCGAGAGCGCCATCCACGCGGTCCAGGGCGTCACCTTCCGGGTCGGCGAGGGCGAAAGCTTCGGGCTGGTCGGCGAGTCCGGCTCCGGCAAATCCACCGTGCTGCGCGCGATCAGCGGACTCAACCCGGACTGGACGGGGATCGTGTCGGTCGACGGGCAGCCGCAGCGGCAGCGCCGGGACAAGGCGTTCTTCAAGCGCTGCCAGATGGTGTTCCAGGACCCCTATGGCTCGCTTCACCCGCGCCACACCATCGACCGCATCCTGGCGGAACCCGTCTCGATCCACGGGCTTGGCGATGCCGACCGGCGCATCGAGCGCGTCCTTGGCGAAGTCGGGCTCGGCCCCCGGTTCCGATTCCGCTTTCCCCACCAGCTTTCGGGCGGGCAGCGCCAGCGGGTCGCCATCGCGCGCGCCCTGATCCTGGAGCCGCGCGTGCTGCTGCTGGACGAGCCGACCTCCGCCCTGGACGTCTCCGTCCAGGCCGAAATCCTCAACCTGCTGAAGCGGCTCCGGGCCGAGCGGGCCCTGACCTACATCCTGGTCAGCCACAATCTTGCGGTGGTCGCATACATGTGCGACCGGCTGGCCGTGATGAACCGGGGCCGCGTGGTGGAGGAGATGTCCGTCGCGGATCTGCGGCGGGGCAAGGCCGCGCAGGAGTATACGCGCCAGCTCCTGCGGGCCAGCCAGGGCTACGACCGGGCGGCGGCCGACAGCTTCCGGGATTTCGCCTGA
- a CDS encoding inositol-3-phosphate synthase, producing the protein MNGKKVRLAIVGVGNCASSLVQGLEYYKNAAEDDQVPGLMHVTLGGYHIRDIEVVAAFDVSDAKVGHDLADAIHAQPNNTVRFAEVPRSGVTVERGPTLDGLGKYLGQVVTESERPVADVAEVLRRSGAEILVSYLPVGSEQATEFYAEQALDAGCALVNCIPSFIASRDAWRRRFEEKRLPIIGDDIKSQVGATIVHRVLTNLFRERGVRLDRTYQLNFGGNADFENMLERERLESKKISKTNAVTSQLDVPLSNENAHVGPSDYVPWLADRKWCYIRMEGTTFGNVPLNCELKLEVWDSPNSAGVVIDAVRCAKLALDRGIGGALIGPSSYFMKTPPQQFTDAEARMRTLRFIDGEA; encoded by the coding sequence GTGAACGGAAAAAAGGTTCGCCTCGCGATCGTCGGCGTCGGAAATTGTGCTTCATCGCTTGTGCAGGGCCTGGAATACTACAAGAACGCTGCCGAAGACGATCAGGTGCCCGGCCTGATGCATGTCACGCTGGGCGGCTACCATATCCGCGACATAGAGGTGGTGGCCGCCTTCGACGTGTCCGACGCCAAGGTCGGACACGACTTGGCCGACGCGATCCACGCCCAGCCGAACAACACCGTCCGCTTCGCCGAGGTTCCCAGATCCGGCGTTACGGTCGAGCGCGGGCCGACCCTGGACGGCCTCGGCAAGTACCTGGGGCAGGTGGTCACGGAGTCGGAGCGCCCGGTCGCCGACGTCGCGGAGGTGCTGCGCCGCAGCGGCGCCGAGATCCTGGTTTCCTACCTGCCGGTCGGATCGGAACAGGCGACGGAGTTCTATGCCGAGCAGGCGCTGGATGCCGGTTGCGCGCTGGTCAACTGCATACCGTCCTTCATCGCGTCGCGCGACGCGTGGCGCCGCCGATTCGAGGAGAAGCGCCTGCCGATCATCGGCGACGACATCAAGTCCCAGGTCGGCGCCACCATCGTCCACCGCGTGCTGACCAACCTGTTCCGCGAGCGCGGGGTCCGCCTGGACCGGACCTACCAGCTCAACTTCGGCGGCAACGCCGATTTCGAGAACATGCTGGAGCGCGAGCGGCTGGAATCGAAGAAGATCTCCAAGACGAACGCGGTGACCAGCCAGCTCGACGTGCCCCTGTCGAACGAAAACGCCCATGTCGGTCCGAGCGACTACGTGCCGTGGCTGGCCGACCGCAAATGGTGCTACATCCGGATGGAAGGCACGACCTTCGGCAATGTCCCGCTGAATTGCGAGCTGAAGCTTGAAGTCTGGGACTCCCCCAACTCGGCCGGTGTGGTGATCGATGCCGTGCGTTGCGCCAAGCTGGCGCTGGACCGCGGCATCGGCGGGGCGCTGATAGGCCCGAGCAGCTACTTCATGAAGACGCCGCCGCAGCAGTTCACCGATGCCGAAGCCCGCATGCGGACCCTGCGCTTCATCGATGGCGAAGCCTGA